Proteins encoded by one window of Pseudomonadota bacterium:
- the glnK gene encoding P-II family nitrogen regulator — MKMVTAIIKPFRLDDVRAALSDIGIQGMTVTEVKGFGRQKGHTELYRGAEYVVDFLPKAKLEVAITDDLVEQVVDTITKAANTGKIGDGKIFVTTLEQVVRIRTGEMNGDAI; from the coding sequence ATGAAAATGGTTACTGCCATCATCAAACCGTTTCGGCTTGACGACGTACGTGCTGCGCTATCAGACATTGGTATTCAAGGAATGACGGTGACCGAAGTCAAAGGATTCGGCCGCCAGAAAGGACACACCGAGCTCTATCGCGGCGCGGAATATGTGGTGGATTTTCTACCCAAGGCCAAACTGGAAGTCGCCATCACCGATGATCTGGTGGAGCAGGTCGTTGACACCATCACCAAGGCGGCCAACACCGGCAAGATTGGGGACGGTAAGATTTTTGTCACCACGCTGGAACAGGTCGTCCGGATTCGCACTGGGGAAATGAATGGCGATGCCATCTAA
- a CDS encoding ATP-binding cassette domain-containing protein, translated as MLEVRHLSTDQISSVDFHIEFGTCVTLFGPSGAGKTRLLRAIADLDPHGGEVRLDGVPAQQFSATAWRRQVQLMPSEPKWWYPHVGDHFPEFDQAAAAALGFDPAVATWPIERLSSGERQRLGLLRSLAVGPRVLLLDEPTANLDGKNVQAVEALLGNYRRDHASALLWVSHDPAQRRRVSDRQLCLDNGQLAEVAP; from the coding sequence GTGTTAGAAGTTCGGCATCTGAGCACCGACCAAATATCTTCCGTGGACTTCCATATCGAATTCGGCACGTGCGTGACCCTGTTTGGCCCGTCGGGCGCGGGGAAAACGCGGCTGCTCCGCGCCATCGCCGATTTAGATCCCCACGGTGGCGAAGTGCGACTGGATGGGGTCCCGGCCCAGCAGTTCTCGGCCACGGCTTGGCGCCGCCAAGTGCAGTTGATGCCCTCCGAGCCCAAGTGGTGGTACCCCCATGTCGGAGATCATTTTCCCGAGTTCGACCAGGCGGCAGCTGCGGCGCTGGGTTTCGATCCCGCGGTGGCCACATGGCCCATCGAGCGCTTATCAAGTGGCGAACGCCAGCGCCTGGGTTTGCTTCGATCACTTGCCGTTGGACCGCGTGTCTTATTGCTTGATGAACCCACAGCCAATCTGGACGGCAAAAATGTTCAGGCGGTGGAAGCGTTGCTCGGAAATTATCGGCGTGATCACGCCTCGGCGCTGTTGTGGGTCAGCCATGATCCGGCCCAACGACGTCGTGTGAGCGATCGTCAACTCTGCCTTGATAACGGGCAGTTGGCGGAGGTGGCTCCGTGA
- a CDS encoding ammonium transporter, translating into MNGFPRWMRHGSPAIIGLIAAPLAWGAESTELNAGDTAWMLVATALVLFMTIPGLSLFYAGMVRTKNALSVLMQCFAITCLVTILWVLCLYSLAFADGGAYNSVIGGLDYLFMRGITADSLYGTIPETVFSTFQLTFAIITPALIVGAFAERMKFSALLLFVTLWVIVVYAPVAHWVWGGGWLGELGVLDFAGGTVVHINAGVAGLVAALVIGKRQGYPSTRMPPHSLVLTLTGTGMLWVGWFGFNAGSQLAADGGAGMAMLVTQVATAAAALVWMFGEWQAHGKPSALGIASGAIAGLVAITPAAGFVGPMGALAIGALSGFGCFLVTTRLKPVLGYDDSLDAFGVHGIGGIIGAILTGVFVAENLGGEGLEDVTMSAQVIKQAIGVVVTVAYGAVLTLIILKLVDALIGLRVPEEAEVEGLDLALHDERGYNL; encoded by the coding sequence ATGAATGGTTTTCCGCGTTGGATGAGGCATGGAAGCCCGGCCATCATCGGCTTGATCGCGGCGCCGTTGGCCTGGGGCGCTGAGAGCACAGAACTCAATGCCGGAGACACCGCATGGATGCTGGTCGCCACGGCCTTGGTTTTGTTCATGACCATCCCGGGTTTGTCGTTGTTCTATGCCGGTATGGTTCGAACCAAAAATGCGCTGTCCGTGCTGATGCAATGTTTCGCCATTACGTGCTTGGTCACCATATTGTGGGTGCTGTGCCTATACAGCCTGGCGTTTGCCGATGGCGGCGCCTACAACAGCGTGATCGGCGGCCTGGACTACCTGTTCATGCGCGGCATAACGGCTGATTCCCTTTACGGAACCATCCCAGAGACGGTTTTTTCCACCTTTCAACTGACCTTCGCGATCATCACCCCGGCACTGATCGTGGGCGCTTTTGCCGAGCGCATGAAATTCTCCGCTCTGCTGCTTTTCGTCACGCTCTGGGTGATTGTCGTCTATGCGCCGGTAGCTCATTGGGTTTGGGGCGGTGGCTGGTTAGGCGAACTGGGGGTACTGGATTTCGCCGGTGGTACCGTGGTGCACATTAACGCCGGTGTGGCCGGGCTGGTGGCGGCCTTGGTAATCGGCAAACGACAAGGCTATCCCTCAACCCGCATGCCACCTCACAGCCTGGTCCTGACCTTGACCGGGACCGGCATGCTTTGGGTGGGCTGGTTCGGGTTCAATGCCGGCAGCCAACTGGCGGCCGACGGCGGAGCGGGCATGGCCATGCTGGTCACTCAAGTGGCCACTGCGGCCGCCGCGTTGGTCTGGATGTTTGGTGAATGGCAGGCGCACGGTAAGCCCAGCGCGCTGGGAATCGCATCGGGCGCCATCGCCGGCCTGGTAGCCATCACGCCTGCCGCCGGTTTCGTCGGCCCCATGGGTGCATTGGCGATCGGTGCGCTGTCCGGATTCGGTTGCTTCCTCGTCACCACGCGGCTCAAGCCCGTTTTGGGCTACGACGATTCGCTGGACGCGTTTGGCGTTCACGGTATCGGCGGTATAATCGGTGCAATTCTCACCGGTGTCTTTGTCGCCGAGAATCTCGGAGGCGAGGGCCTGGAGGATGTGACCATGTCCGCACAAGTGATCAAGCAAGCCATCGGCGTGGTTGTCACCGTGGCCTACGGCGCGGTGCTAACGCTGATCATCTTAAAGCTGGTGGACGCCCTCATAGGGCTCAGGGTACCCGAAGAGGCCGAGGTCGAGGGCCTGGACTTGGCGCTGCACGACGAACGAGGTTACAACCTCTAA
- a CDS encoding ammonium transporter: MEQQLAELSYALDTFYLLLSGALVMWMAAGFAMLEAGLVRSKNTAEILTKNVALYAIACIMYLVVGYNIMYPGGAVSSWWPGISFFVVEDNTIEALIAGGENTPTYSDMSSFFFQVVFVATAMSIVSGAVAERMKLWSFLAFAVVMTGFIYPVQGYWHWGEGFLFKAGFADFAGSGVVHLAGATAALAGVLLLGPRLGKYGKSGEINAIPGANLPLATLGTFILWFGWFGFNGGSKLSLSNFENSNAVANIFVNTNAAAAGGAVAALIMSKILFGKADLTMALNGALAGLVAITAEPLTPTAGWATVIGAIGGIIVVNAIVALDKAKIDDPVGAISVHGVVGIWGLLAVPLTNNDATYGAQLLGTAVIFAWVFAASFVVWSVIKVLVGIRVSEEEEYKGVDYTECGLEAYPEFGPQK, from the coding sequence GTGGAACAACAACTTGCGGAACTGAGCTACGCGCTCGACACCTTCTATTTATTATTGTCCGGCGCATTGGTGATGTGGATGGCAGCAGGCTTCGCGATGCTGGAAGCCGGCTTGGTTCGATCAAAAAACACCGCTGAGATTCTCACCAAAAATGTCGCTCTGTATGCCATCGCCTGCATCATGTATCTGGTGGTGGGCTACAACATCATGTATCCGGGTGGAGCCGTCAGTTCCTGGTGGCCGGGCATTAGCTTCTTCGTTGTCGAAGACAACACAATCGAAGCGCTCATTGCGGGTGGCGAAAACACACCTACGTACTCTGACATGTCTAGTTTCTTTTTTCAGGTGGTCTTCGTTGCAACGGCCATGTCCATTGTCTCGGGCGCCGTTGCGGAACGCATGAAGCTGTGGTCGTTCCTGGCTTTTGCCGTGGTCATGACCGGCTTCATCTATCCCGTGCAAGGCTATTGGCATTGGGGCGAAGGCTTCCTGTTCAAAGCTGGTTTCGCAGACTTTGCCGGTTCCGGTGTCGTACACTTGGCCGGCGCCACCGCAGCCCTGGCCGGTGTTCTACTGCTCGGCCCCCGCCTGGGAAAATACGGCAAGTCCGGCGAGATCAATGCCATCCCCGGCGCCAACCTGCCATTGGCGACCCTGGGCACGTTTATTCTCTGGTTCGGTTGGTTCGGATTCAATGGTGGTTCAAAGCTAAGCCTAAGTAATTTCGAAAATAGTAACGCGGTCGCCAACATCTTCGTCAACACCAATGCCGCCGCCGCGGGCGGTGCTGTCGCGGCCTTGATTATGTCCAAAATTCTTTTTGGCAAGGCGGATCTGACCATGGCGCTGAACGGTGCTTTAGCCGGCTTGGTCGCCATCACCGCCGAACCTCTGACGCCAACGGCCGGATGGGCAACCGTGATCGGTGCCATCGGCGGCATTATCGTCGTCAACGCCATTGTCGCCTTGGACAAGGCCAAAATCGATGACCCGGTGGGTGCCATCTCGGTCCACGGGGTGGTGGGTATTTGGGGGCTGCTGGCAGTCCCGCTGACCAATAACGATGCCACCTACGGTGCTCAATTGTTGGGTACCGCCGTGATCTTCGCTTGGGTCTTCGCGGCCAGCTTCGTTGTCTGGTCCGTCATCAAGGTGCTGGTCGGCATCCGCGTGTCGGAAGAAGAGGAATACAAGGGCGTGGACTATACCGAGTGCGGTCTGGAAGCCTATCCCGAATTCGGCCCGCAAAAATAG